One window from the genome of Salvelinus sp. IW2-2015 linkage group LG30, ASM291031v2, whole genome shotgun sequence encodes:
- the LOC111955331 gene encoding claudin-4-like, with product MVNTGMQLISFTCAVTGWVMAIAVTALPQWKVSAFIGSNILTSEIKWEGIWMSCIYQTTGHMQCKTYDSMLALPPDLQAARALMCVAIFLGWLSCTVSCCGMKCTTCAGDDRHAKAGIALSGGVLFILTGLCVLVPVSWTANTVVQDFYNPNVPVMYKRELGQAIYLGWASAVILIISGAVLSSTCPHIERGGGEYHQGYMGRSFPNLRPSPLAPDPPKPITSNSVPLKEYV from the coding sequence ATGGTCAACACAGGCATGCAGCTGATCAGCTTCACCTGCGCGGTGACAGGTTGGGTCATGGCCATCGCTGTGACGGCCTTGCCTCAGTGGAAGGTGTCCGCCTTCATCGGCAGCAACATCCTCACCTCCGAGATCAAGTGGGAGGGCATCTGGATGAGCTGCATCTACCAGACCACGGGCCACATGCAGTGCAAGACCTACGACTCCATGCTGGCTCTGCCCCCGGACCTCCAGGCAGCTCGTGCCCTCATGTGTGTGGCCATCTTCCTGGGCTGGCTGTCCTGTACCGTGTCCTGCTGCGGCATGAAGTGCACCACGTGCGCTGGGGACGACCGCCACGCCAAGGCGGGCATCGCCCTCTCCGGCGGCGTGCTATTCATCCTGACGGGCCTGTGCGTGCTGGTGCCTGTCTCCTGGACCGCCAACACGGTGGTCCAGGACTTCTACAACCCCAACGTGCCTGTCATGTACAAGCGAGAGCTGGGCCAGGCGATCTACCTGGGTTGGGCATCTGCAGTTATTCTGATAATCAGCGGGGCCGTGCTGAGCAGCACCTGCCCCCATAtcgagaggggaggaggggagtacCACCAGGGATACATGGGCCGGAGCTTTCCTAACTTGCGCCCCTCCCCCCTCGCACCTGATCCTCCGAAACCTATCACCTCTAACAGCGTGCCCCTGAAAGAATATGTGTAG
- the airim gene encoding AFG2-interacting ribosome maturation factor isoform X3, giving the protein MSKPVLFSVYQTLKKCFQILENNQKVWNSVLAECKPLMVSLGNLEEQLRAFQKVQIANTPLHTFPDLHQRLHFKLIQAVDIVLGKLTDKMCSLQSVRDAISNQVSGAFQLYEQNIDSLDLATCTQRSAVXPSIADMLEWLQDAERYYRQQFLRRKNLLLTLRADDLSLLETAPKRWESLETPSGEESISDTLFKVSFFIESQ; this is encoded by the exons ATGTCGAAGCCTGTGTTATTTTCGGTTtaccaaacattaaaaaaatgttttcaaatctTGGAGAACAATCAGAAAGTATGGAATTCAGTTTTGGCTGAATGCAAGCCTTTAATGGTTTCACTTGGAAACCTCGAAGAGCAGTTGAGGGCGTTTCAAAAGGTCCAAATCGCCAACACCCCTCTTCACACCTTTCCTGATCTGCACCAGCGTCTTCACTTCAAGCTCATACAGGCAGTGGACATAGTTTTGGGAAAACTCACTGACAAAAT GTGTTCACTTCAGTCTGTGCGAGATGCTATCAGTAATCAGGTGTCTGGTGCGTTCCAGTTGTATGAGCAGAATATAGACAGCCTTGACCTAGCTACATGCACCCAGAGATCTGCAGTCYCTCCATCCATCGCTGACATGTTGGAGTGGCTTCAGGATGCAGAGCGTTACTATCGTCAACA GTTTCTGAGAAGAAAGAACTTGCTGCTGACACTGAGGGCAGATGACCTCTCCCTTCTGGAAACTGCTCCCAAGAGATGGGAGTCCCTGGAAACACCGAGTGGAGAGGAGAGCATATCAG ATACACTGTTTAAAGTGTCCTTTTTCATCGAGTCACAGTGA
- the airim gene encoding AFG2-interacting ribosome maturation factor isoform X1: protein MSKPVLFSVYQTLKKCFQILENNQKVWNSVLAECKPLMVSLGNLEEQLRAFQKVQIANTPLHTFPDLHQRLHFKLIQAVDIVLGKLTDKMCSLQSVRDAISNQVSGAFQLYEQNIDSLDLATCTQRSAVXPSIADMLEWLQDAERYYRQQFLRRKNLLLTLRADDLSLLETAPKRWESLETPSGEESISGKPKNDTLFKVSFFIESQ, encoded by the exons ATGTCGAAGCCTGTGTTATTTTCGGTTtaccaaacattaaaaaaatgttttcaaatctTGGAGAACAATCAGAAAGTATGGAATTCAGTTTTGGCTGAATGCAAGCCTTTAATGGTTTCACTTGGAAACCTCGAAGAGCAGTTGAGGGCGTTTCAAAAGGTCCAAATCGCCAACACCCCTCTTCACACCTTTCCTGATCTGCACCAGCGTCTTCACTTCAAGCTCATACAGGCAGTGGACATAGTTTTGGGAAAACTCACTGACAAAAT GTGTTCACTTCAGTCTGTGCGAGATGCTATCAGTAATCAGGTGTCTGGTGCGTTCCAGTTGTATGAGCAGAATATAGACAGCCTTGACCTAGCTACATGCACCCAGAGATCTGCAGTCYCTCCATCCATCGCTGACATGTTGGAGTGGCTTCAGGATGCAGAGCGTTACTATCGTCAACA GTTTCTGAGAAGAAAGAACTTGCTGCTGACACTGAGGGCAGATGACCTCTCCCTTCTGGAAACTGCTCCCAAGAGATGGGAGTCCCTGGAAACACCGAGTGGAGAGGAGAGCATATCAGGTAAACCTAAAAATG ATACACTGTTTAAAGTGTCCTTTTTCATCGAGTCACAGTGA
- the airim gene encoding AFG2-interacting ribosome maturation factor isoform X2 produces MSKPVLFSVYQTLKKCFQILENNQKVWNSVLAECKPLMVSLGNLEEQLRAFQKVQIANTPLHTFPDLHQRLHFKLIQAVDIVLGKLTDKMCSLQSVRDAISNQVSGAFQLYEQNIDSLDLATCTQRSAVXPSIADMLEWLQDAERYYRQQFLRRKNLLLTLRADDLSLLETAPKRWESLETPSGEESISESPLAAITDVSLSGYTV; encoded by the exons ATGTCGAAGCCTGTGTTATTTTCGGTTtaccaaacattaaaaaaatgttttcaaatctTGGAGAACAATCAGAAAGTATGGAATTCAGTTTTGGCTGAATGCAAGCCTTTAATGGTTTCACTTGGAAACCTCGAAGAGCAGTTGAGGGCGTTTCAAAAGGTCCAAATCGCCAACACCCCTCTTCACACCTTTCCTGATCTGCACCAGCGTCTTCACTTCAAGCTCATACAGGCAGTGGACATAGTTTTGGGAAAACTCACTGACAAAAT GTGTTCACTTCAGTCTGTGCGAGATGCTATCAGTAATCAGGTGTCTGGTGCGTTCCAGTTGTATGAGCAGAATATAGACAGCCTTGACCTAGCTACATGCACCCAGAGATCTGCAGTCYCTCCATCCATCGCTGACATGTTGGAGTGGCTTCAGGATGCAGAGCGTTACTATCGTCAACA GTTTCTGAGAAGAAAGAACTTGCTGCTGACACTGAGGGCAGATGACCTCTCCCTTCTGGAAACTGCTCCCAAGAGATGGGAGTCCCTGGAAACACCGAGTGGAGAGGAGAGCATATCAG aatcacctttggcagcgattacagatgtgagtctttctgg ATACACTGTTTAA
- the LOC111954730 gene encoding borealin-like isoform X1 yields the protein MYRVTMGRPKRTTKQCKNPKLDKLEAFLEDFDSEVKTVVERLKERTNSLLKDADNFFNMAVIKLPKAVRQMNWLEHCGSEKPKSPVDDATKVEEAAQVESIMAEVHTIPPKTAKKATSKSGEARTSSEDEENTIMARGKKGKSTRKPLSKRAKALSVSKQNTSINKTSRKAPKATLGTTVLVDTASLVVIYPRLPKTPVTRIPRHKERVYSISANGSPISEVGNDIVINVPVGNGASIQLLASQMDSVDLGQLDETAIRSIRLLQNRLTTLCGTSE from the exons ATGTACAGAGTCACAATGGGACGACCAAAGAGGACGACCAAACAATGTAAAAACCCCAAGTTGGACAAATTGGAGGCTTTTCTCGAAGATTTCGACAGTGAGG TGAAAACTGTAGTTGAAAGGCTGAAGGAGAGGACGAACAGCCTCCTGAAAGATGCAGACAACTTCTTCAACATGGCTGTGATCAAGCTGCCAAAAGCAGTGAGACAGATGAACTGGCTTGAGCATTGTG GGTCAGAGAAACCAAAGTCACCAGTGGATGATGCCACG aaagtagaggaggctGCACAAGTCGAGAGCATCATGGCTGAAGTCCATACTATTCCCCCCAAGACTGCTAAAAAAG CAACGTCGAAAAGCGGTGAAGCCAGGACAAGTTCAGAGGATGAGGAGAACACTATTATGGCCAGAGGGAAGAAG GGTAAATCAACTAGGAAACCTCTGTCAAAGAGGGCCAAAGCACTGTCAGTCAGCAAGCAGAACACCTCCATCAACAA GACCAGTAGGAAGGCCCCCAAAGCAACATTGGGTACCACTGTGCTAGTGGACACTGCTTCACTTGTTGTCATATACCCCAGGCTTCCCAAGACCCCAGTGACGAGGATACCCCGCCACAAGGAGAGGGTGTACAGCATCTCGGCCAACGGCTCCCCCATCTCAGAAGTCGGTAATGATATCGTCATCAATGTCCCTGTGGGGAACGGAGCG AGCATTCAGCTGCTGGCCAGTCAGATGGACAGTGTGGACCTGGGACAGCTGGATGAGACGGCCATAAGGAGCATTCGTCTGCTCCAG AACCGTCTCACAACACTGTGTGGAACATCCGAGTGA
- the LOC111954730 gene encoding borealin-like isoform X3, whose amino-acid sequence MYRVTMGRPKRTTKQCKNPKLDKLEAFLEDFDSEVKTVVERLKERTNSLLKDADNFFNMAVIKLPKAVRQMNWLEHCGSEKPKSPVDDATKVEEAAQVESIMAEVHTIPPKTAKKATSKSGEARTSSEDEENTIMARGKKGKSTRKPLSKRAKALSVSKQNTSINKLPKTPVTRIPRHKERVYSISANGSPISEVGNDIVINVPVGNGASIQLLASQMDSVDLGQLDETAIRSIRLLQNRLTTLCGTSE is encoded by the exons ATGTACAGAGTCACAATGGGACGACCAAAGAGGACGACCAAACAATGTAAAAACCCCAAGTTGGACAAATTGGAGGCTTTTCTCGAAGATTTCGACAGTGAGG TGAAAACTGTAGTTGAAAGGCTGAAGGAGAGGACGAACAGCCTCCTGAAAGATGCAGACAACTTCTTCAACATGGCTGTGATCAAGCTGCCAAAAGCAGTGAGACAGATGAACTGGCTTGAGCATTGTG GGTCAGAGAAACCAAAGTCACCAGTGGATGATGCCACG aaagtagaggaggctGCACAAGTCGAGAGCATCATGGCTGAAGTCCATACTATTCCCCCCAAGACTGCTAAAAAAG CAACGTCGAAAAGCGGTGAAGCCAGGACAAGTTCAGAGGATGAGGAGAACACTATTATGGCCAGAGGGAAGAAG GGTAAATCAACTAGGAAACCTCTGTCAAAGAGGGCCAAAGCACTGTCAGTCAGCAAGCAGAACACCTCCATCAACAA GCTTCCCAAGACCCCAGTGACGAGGATACCCCGCCACAAGGAGAGGGTGTACAGCATCTCGGCCAACGGCTCCCCCATCTCAGAAGTCGGTAATGATATCGTCATCAATGTCCCTGTGGGGAACGGAGCG AGCATTCAGCTGCTGGCCAGTCAGATGGACAGTGTGGACCTGGGACAGCTGGATGAGACGGCCATAAGGAGCATTCGTCTGCTCCAG AACCGTCTCACAACACTGTGTGGAACATCCGAGTGA
- the LOC111954730 gene encoding borealin-like isoform X4, producing MYRVTMGRPKRTTKQCKNPKLDKLEAFLEDFDSEVKTVVERLKERTNSLLKDADNFFNMAVIKLPKAVRQMNWLEHCGSEKPKSPVDDATKVEEAAQVESIMAEVHTIPPKTAKKATSKSGEARTSSEDEENTIMARGKKGKSTRKPLSKRAKALSVSKQNTSINKTSRKAPKATLGTTVLVDTASLVVIYPRLPKTPVTRIPRHKERVYSISANGSPISEVEHSAAGQSDGQCGPGTAG from the exons ATGTACAGAGTCACAATGGGACGACCAAAGAGGACGACCAAACAATGTAAAAACCCCAAGTTGGACAAATTGGAGGCTTTTCTCGAAGATTTCGACAGTGAGG TGAAAACTGTAGTTGAAAGGCTGAAGGAGAGGACGAACAGCCTCCTGAAAGATGCAGACAACTTCTTCAACATGGCTGTGATCAAGCTGCCAAAAGCAGTGAGACAGATGAACTGGCTTGAGCATTGTG GGTCAGAGAAACCAAAGTCACCAGTGGATGATGCCACG aaagtagaggaggctGCACAAGTCGAGAGCATCATGGCTGAAGTCCATACTATTCCCCCCAAGACTGCTAAAAAAG CAACGTCGAAAAGCGGTGAAGCCAGGACAAGTTCAGAGGATGAGGAGAACACTATTATGGCCAGAGGGAAGAAG GGTAAATCAACTAGGAAACCTCTGTCAAAGAGGGCCAAAGCACTGTCAGTCAGCAAGCAGAACACCTCCATCAACAA GACCAGTAGGAAGGCCCCCAAAGCAACATTGGGTACCACTGTGCTAGTGGACACTGCTTCACTTGTTGTCATATACCCCAGGCTTCCCAAGACCCCAGTGACGAGGATACCCCGCCACAAGGAGAGGGTGTACAGCATCTCGGCCAACGGCTCCCCCATCTCAGAAGTCG AGCATTCAGCTGCTGGCCAGTCAGATGGACAGTGTGGACCTGGGACAGCTGGATGA
- the LOC111954730 gene encoding borealin-like isoform X2 yields MGRPKRTTKQCKNPKLDKLEAFLEDFDSEVKTVVERLKERTNSLLKDADNFFNMAVIKLPKAVRQMNWLEHCGSEKPKSPVDDATKVEEAAQVESIMAEVHTIPPKTAKKATSKSGEARTSSEDEENTIMARGKKGKSTRKPLSKRAKALSVSKQNTSINKTSRKAPKATLGTTVLVDTASLVVIYPRLPKTPVTRIPRHKERVYSISANGSPISEVGNDIVINVPVGNGASIQLLASQMDSVDLGQLDETAIRSIRLLQNRLTTLCGTSE; encoded by the exons ATGGGACGACCAAAGAGGACGACCAAACAATGTAAAAACCCCAAGTTGGACAAATTGGAGGCTTTTCTCGAAGATTTCGACAGTGAGG TGAAAACTGTAGTTGAAAGGCTGAAGGAGAGGACGAACAGCCTCCTGAAAGATGCAGACAACTTCTTCAACATGGCTGTGATCAAGCTGCCAAAAGCAGTGAGACAGATGAACTGGCTTGAGCATTGTG GGTCAGAGAAACCAAAGTCACCAGTGGATGATGCCACG aaagtagaggaggctGCACAAGTCGAGAGCATCATGGCTGAAGTCCATACTATTCCCCCCAAGACTGCTAAAAAAG CAACGTCGAAAAGCGGTGAAGCCAGGACAAGTTCAGAGGATGAGGAGAACACTATTATGGCCAGAGGGAAGAAG GGTAAATCAACTAGGAAACCTCTGTCAAAGAGGGCCAAAGCACTGTCAGTCAGCAAGCAGAACACCTCCATCAACAA GACCAGTAGGAAGGCCCCCAAAGCAACATTGGGTACCACTGTGCTAGTGGACACTGCTTCACTTGTTGTCATATACCCCAGGCTTCCCAAGACCCCAGTGACGAGGATACCCCGCCACAAGGAGAGGGTGTACAGCATCTCGGCCAACGGCTCCCCCATCTCAGAAGTCGGTAATGATATCGTCATCAATGTCCCTGTGGGGAACGGAGCG AGCATTCAGCTGCTGGCCAGTCAGATGGACAGTGTGGACCTGGGACAGCTGGATGAGACGGCCATAAGGAGCATTCGTCTGCTCCAG AACCGTCTCACAACACTGTGTGGAACATCCGAGTGA